From Alienimonas californiensis, a single genomic window includes:
- a CDS encoding PVC-type heme-binding CxxCH protein produces MFGLPLAASFALACAADPSPAAADVEGPSAAEIAATLTVVPGLTVELAAAEPLVVDPVALRFDERGRAWVVEMGDYPTPPPEGFSEENPPRGRVRILEDADGDGTFDAALTFADRLAFPTGVQPWKGGAFVTLAGKVSYFPDTDRDDVADREEVWFTGFAEENEQLRANHPTLGPDGWIYVGNGLRGGKIVKGESNPSRTHASGLGEDKDAEPLDLSGRTFAFDPHIGEAKVVAGAGQYGLSIDAFGNRFFCENRKPVRHAVLPDSLTALNPHLAVESAVHDVAAWGPDSKLYPTQKAFTTSLAHAGQFTAACGVLKLPRGVLTKEYENSVFTCEPTAGLVHREVLEPQGATFTSKPARDGVEFLTSASPWFRPVDLAVGPDGSVYVVDMARAVIEHPHWMPEELKNRPDLRWGETRGRLWRVRAAGEPPWRADVLGAASPSELAGALHEPGWGGETAQRLLHERRDPAAVTPVRESNRIYWEHEDLSRGLAYLAAVGALTEGDVLHALDEMPGRAARIAADAGLMTPAALDAAVAALSEYVWEGRTAFDLCVALAPHADDPAVFAALVDAAVQSDDPYLHTAVLAGAGRAGMPTPLTAALWLSETPAPPDLLARSAEVAGRRGELTATMGMAVGSVLADRVVPEKAAAVLRGLDRGAGPALRRELAALEAGYRETLAAAFVQRSAATADRENDLFLLGLLEETWPELTAVAAEDPDPAVRSAAVRQLARTASPAAADLVRNLPAETPAVRAALLELALTAPDRAAALLTLVEDRELTAAAVGPAATRRLVQFNDEAIRTRAEAALSGGGEDRAAALARYQSALTMEGDVARGRAAFGRVCATCHAVDGVGTAVGADISDTYNRTPESLLTNILDPNRAVDVGGFAYTVLTADGRVLTGLLTSETAGSITLQSPGGETVSLPRGDLLELRSEGVSLMPTGLEEQLTPEQMADLLAFLKGWRYAE; encoded by the coding sequence ATGTTCGGCCTCCCGCTCGCCGCCTCGTTCGCCTTGGCGTGCGCGGCGGATCCGTCCCCCGCGGCCGCCGACGTGGAGGGGCCGTCGGCGGCGGAGATCGCCGCGACGCTGACCGTCGTGCCCGGCCTGACGGTGGAGCTGGCCGCCGCGGAGCCGCTGGTCGTCGATCCGGTCGCCCTACGGTTCGACGAACGCGGCCGGGCGTGGGTCGTGGAGATGGGCGACTACCCCACCCCGCCGCCCGAGGGCTTTTCCGAGGAGAATCCGCCCCGCGGCCGAGTGCGGATCTTGGAGGACGCCGACGGCGACGGCACCTTCGACGCCGCCCTCACCTTCGCCGACCGCCTCGCCTTCCCCACCGGCGTGCAGCCGTGGAAAGGCGGCGCCTTCGTCACCCTCGCGGGCAAGGTGAGCTACTTCCCGGACACCGACCGGGACGACGTCGCCGACAGGGAGGAAGTCTGGTTCACCGGCTTCGCGGAGGAGAACGAACAGCTGCGGGCCAATCACCCGACGCTCGGCCCGGACGGTTGGATCTACGTCGGCAACGGCCTCCGCGGCGGCAAAATCGTGAAGGGGGAATCGAACCCAAGCCGGACGCATGCGTCCGGCTTAGGCGAGGATAAGGACGCTGAACCGCTGGACCTGTCCGGCCGCACGTTCGCCTTCGACCCGCACATTGGCGAAGCAAAGGTCGTGGCCGGCGCCGGGCAGTACGGGCTGAGCATCGACGCCTTCGGGAACCGCTTTTTCTGCGAGAACCGTAAACCGGTCCGACACGCGGTGTTGCCGGACTCGCTGACGGCGCTGAACCCGCACCTCGCCGTCGAATCCGCCGTGCACGACGTCGCCGCCTGGGGGCCGGACTCCAAGCTGTACCCGACGCAAAAGGCGTTCACCACGAGCCTCGCCCACGCCGGCCAATTCACCGCCGCCTGCGGGGTGTTGAAGCTGCCCCGCGGCGTGTTGACCAAAGAATATGAGAACAGCGTCTTCACCTGCGAGCCGACCGCCGGGCTGGTGCACCGGGAGGTTCTCGAACCGCAAGGAGCGACGTTCACCTCGAAGCCGGCCCGCGACGGGGTGGAGTTTCTCACGTCCGCCTCGCCCTGGTTCCGCCCGGTGGACCTCGCCGTCGGCCCGGACGGCAGTGTATATGTCGTCGACATGGCCCGGGCGGTGATCGAACACCCGCATTGGATGCCGGAGGAATTAAAAAACCGCCCGGACCTGCGATGGGGCGAAACCCGCGGCCGGCTGTGGCGGGTGCGGGCGGCGGGGGAGCCCCCCTGGCGGGCGGACGTTCTGGGGGCGGCGTCGCCTTCCGAACTGGCGGGGGCGCTGCACGAACCGGGCTGGGGCGGCGAGACCGCCCAGCGATTGCTCCACGAACGCCGCGACCCGGCCGCCGTCACGCCGGTTCGCGAGTCCAACAGAATCTATTGGGAGCATGAGGATTTATCGCGGGGGCTGGCGTACTTGGCCGCCGTCGGAGCGTTGACCGAAGGCGATGTGTTACACGCACTCGACGAAATGCCCGGACGAGCGGCGAGGATTGCCGCCGACGCCGGACTGATGACTCCCGCAGCGCTCGATGCGGCCGTCGCGGCGCTCAGCGAGTACGTCTGGGAAGGCCGAACCGCCTTCGACCTCTGCGTCGCCCTCGCCCCGCACGCGGACGACCCGGCCGTGTTTGCGGCGCTGGTGGACGCGGCGGTTCAGTCCGACGATCCCTATCTGCACACCGCCGTGTTGGCCGGGGCCGGGCGGGCCGGGATGCCGACGCCCCTCACCGCGGCGCTGTGGCTCTCCGAGACGCCGGCGCCGCCGGACCTGTTGGCCCGCTCCGCCGAGGTCGCCGGGCGCCGGGGCGAGTTGACGGCGACGATGGGCATGGCCGTCGGGTCCGTCCTCGCCGATCGGGTCGTCCCTGAGAAGGCCGCGGCCGTGCTGCGGGGCCTCGACCGTGGCGCCGGCCCGGCACTGCGGCGGGAACTGGCGGCACTGGAGGCGGGGTACCGGGAGACGCTCGCCGCCGCGTTCGTGCAGCGGTCGGCCGCCACTGCGGATCGGGAGAACGACCTATTTCTGCTCGGCCTGCTGGAAGAAACCTGGCCGGAGCTGACGGCGGTCGCCGCGGAGGACCCGGACCCGGCGGTGCGGAGCGCCGCGGTCCGCCAGTTGGCCCGCACCGCCTCCCCCGCCGCGGCCGATCTGGTGCGCAACCTGCCCGCCGAAACGCCCGCCGTGCGGGCGGCGCTGCTGGAACTGGCCCTGACCGCCCCCGACCGGGCCGCGGCGCTGCTGACGTTGGTCGAAGACCGCGAACTGACCGCCGCGGCCGTCGGCCCCGCGGCGACGCGGCGACTAGTTCAATTCAATGACGAGGCGATCCGCACCCGGGCCGAGGCGGCGCTCTCCGGCGGCGGCGAGGACCGGGCGGCGGCACTGGCCCGCTATCAGTCGGCCCTCACGATGGAGGGCGACGTGGCCCGCGGCCGCGCGGCGTTCGGGCGGGTTTGCGCGACCTGTCACGCGGTCGACGGCGTGGGCACGGCGGTCGGGGCGGACATCTCCGACACCTACAACCGCACCCCCGAGAGCCTGTTGACGAACATCCTCGACCCGAACCGGGCCGTGGACGTCGGGGGCTTCGCCTATACCGTCCTCACCGCCGACGGCCGCGTCCTCACCGGCCTGCTGACCAGCGAAACGGCCGGTTCGATCACCCTGCAGTCCCCCGGCGGCGAGACCGTCTCCCTACCCCGCGGCGACC
- a CDS encoding DUF6798 domain-containing protein: MKGVVAGTLLFAALMAYSLVQSPVPGVNEPQYLGKALHLVDPSFCPGDFFLDSSDPHGVFGLLCGPVADGFGLPAAALFGRATGLALLACGWTLLATRVIGTPWAAPLSGAAFLAAAAVGNLSGEWLVGGAEGKVFSYGFLLLGLAWGLERRWLPAAAAAGAAVSFHPVVGVWGAACGAFAAAALAGARRWRGEPMERPAPRTAAAAAGLFLLCAVPGLWFALDALDAAPGANVGRANFLQVYLRLPHHLDPMTFRTHSWFGFFHLTAAWVLLRRWGARTAAETAFALVVLGSLLIAYVGVLIGLRTGEPHEAAFPYLRAFLLKFYPFRLADVLVPLAAALAFAGCAIRWATTPPRTLAATGAAGALFLLSVWTPFYDRDPSGLSPEDAAAWESMCGWIDETLPADAVVVTPTRNHAFKWFAQRAEYVCFKDCPQDPAGILEWNRRLRLVRDWARLRWGDDETPGFDRSELGELGVATEADYLLTATLEPIDAPPTHVAGPWRLYALRPEPPNAD; this comes from the coding sequence ATGAAGGGCGTCGTCGCGGGAACGCTGCTGTTCGCGGCGCTCATGGCCTATTCGCTCGTGCAGAGCCCCGTGCCGGGCGTGAACGAGCCGCAGTACCTCGGCAAGGCGCTGCACCTGGTCGACCCGAGCTTCTGCCCGGGCGATTTCTTCCTGGATTCCTCGGACCCGCACGGCGTGTTCGGGTTGCTGTGCGGCCCCGTGGCGGACGGGTTCGGCCTACCCGCCGCCGCCCTGTTCGGCCGGGCGACCGGGCTGGCCCTGCTGGCCTGCGGCTGGACGCTGCTGGCGACCCGGGTGATCGGCACCCCCTGGGCGGCGCCGCTGAGCGGGGCGGCGTTTCTCGCGGCGGCGGCGGTGGGCAACCTGTCGGGCGAATGGCTCGTCGGCGGGGCCGAGGGCAAGGTCTTTTCGTACGGCTTCCTGCTGCTCGGGCTCGCCTGGGGGCTGGAGCGACGCTGGCTGCCAGCGGCGGCGGCGGCGGGGGCGGCGGTCTCGTTTCACCCCGTCGTCGGCGTGTGGGGCGCCGCCTGCGGGGCGTTCGCGGCGGCGGCGCTGGCCGGCGCCCGACGGTGGCGGGGGGAACCGATGGAGCGCCCGGCTCCCCGGACGGCAGCCGCCGCCGCGGGGCTGTTCCTACTGTGCGCCGTCCCCGGGCTGTGGTTCGCCCTCGACGCCTTGGACGCGGCGCCCGGGGCGAACGTCGGCCGGGCGAACTTTTTGCAGGTCTATCTGCGGCTGCCCCATCACCTCGACCCGATGACGTTCCGCACCCATTCGTGGTTCGGGTTCTTCCACCTGACCGCCGCGTGGGTCCTGCTGCGGCGCTGGGGCGCCCGGACGGCGGCCGAGACGGCGTTCGCCCTCGTCGTGCTGGGGAGCCTGCTGATCGCCTACGTCGGCGTGCTGATCGGCCTGCGCACCGGGGAGCCGCACGAGGCCGCGTTCCCCTACCTGCGGGCCTTCCTGCTGAAGTTCTACCCGTTCCGCCTGGCCGACGTGCTGGTCCCGCTGGCGGCGGCGCTGGCCTTCGCGGGGTGCGCGATCCGCTGGGCGACCACGCCGCCGCGGACCCTCGCCGCGACGGGCGCCGCGGGGGCGCTGTTCCTCCTCAGCGTCTGGACGCCCTTTTACGACCGCGACCCCTCCGGGCTCTCCCCTGAGGACGCCGCCGCCTGGGAGTCGATGTGCGGCTGGATCGACGAGACCCTGCCGGCGGACGCGGTCGTCGTCACGCCGACCCGCAATCACGCCTTCAAGTGGTTTGCGCAGCGGGCGGAGTACGTCTGCTTCAAGGACTGCCCGCAGGACCCGGCGGGGATTCTCGAGTGGAACCGCCGCCTGCGGCTGGTGCGGGACTGGGCCCGCCTGCGGTGGGGCGACGACGAAACGCCGGGCTTCGACCGTTCGGAGTTGGGCGAACTGGGCGTCGCCACGGAGGCGGACTACCTGCTGACCGCCACGCTGGAGCCGATCGACGCCCCCCCGACCCACGTCGCCGGCCCCTGGCGCCTGTACGCCCTGCGGCCGGAGCCGCCGAACGCGGATTGA